Proteins co-encoded in one Sphingobacteriaceae bacterium genomic window:
- a CDS encoding DUF11 domain-containing protein: protein MRRSSRPLFILVTALLLTMMALGGTVLAQSAGSDNDMHAQLLAPQVVAVGDHLSVALELSNPAAGARPSTAEVVKVTVNGVEVDALTFAPPDLTGSNSSWTGTGTIPIGPEYLPGPITLAATVTGWIGSGEFAQQYTINLSRQVQLVGFNFIKRVNGVKEAEIDLGDQVQYTFEVTNTGSARIENFIIKDPDTGFYYERGEPMVPGGGATITAPPYTPRESDFAGGVFVNTATVTVHYGPDEFNIPQEVTASDSATVTLRPEGDPEVDLAVRKSVDNATPWEGQEVVFTVTVTNNGPSLARDVVVEDVLPAGLTYASHTASRGAYDPATGEWTVGTLGVDGSATLTIRATVDAGTAGTTLTNTARLTDSDPVDNNPANNQSSASVTPQVPEEEPEEPEQPEQEPEEPVSELDEQPLAEPLPRTGGSSAVYFLSGLLALGGGLFLRRRFG, encoded by the coding sequence ATGAGGCGTTCCTCACGACCTCTTTTCATACTGGTCACAGCCTTGCTGCTGACCATGATGGCCCTGGGGGGCACCGTATTGGCCCAGTCCGCCGGAAGCGACAACGACATGCATGCGCAGCTGCTGGCTCCGCAGGTGGTGGCCGTGGGCGACCACCTCTCTGTTGCCCTGGAGTTGAGCAATCCAGCGGCCGGCGCACGACCTTCAACCGCTGAGGTGGTCAAAGTAACGGTCAACGGGGTTGAGGTGGATGCCCTTACCTTTGCACCCCCCGATCTGACCGGCAGCAACTCCAGCTGGACCGGTACCGGAACCATTCCCATCGGCCCGGAATACCTGCCCGGCCCCATTACCTTGGCCGCAACCGTCACGGGATGGATTGGCTCCGGTGAATTCGCCCAGCAGTACACCATCAACCTGTCCCGCCAAGTTCAACTGGTGGGCTTCAACTTCATCAAGCGGGTCAACGGGGTCAAAGAGGCAGAAATCGATCTGGGGGATCAGGTTCAATACACCTTTGAGGTGACCAACACCGGTTCCGCCCGCATCGAAAACTTTATCATCAAGGATCCGGACACCGGCTTCTATTATGAGCGGGGCGAACCGATGGTCCCCGGGGGTGGAGCCACCATCACCGCGCCCCCCTACACACCAAGAGAAAGTGACTTCGCCGGCGGCGTGTTCGTCAACACCGCCACCGTCACCGTCCATTATGGGCCGGACGAATTCAATATTCCTCAGGAAGTGACGGCTTCCGACTCCGCCACCGTCACCCTGCGGCCCGAAGGTGATCCTGAAGTGGATTTGGCGGTGAGGAAGTCCGTGGACAACGCCACGCCCTGGGAAGGCCAGGAAGTGGTCTTCACCGTCACGGTGACCAACAACGGCCCCAGCTTGGCCCGTGACGTGGTGGTGGAAGATGTGCTGCCCGCCGGCCTCACCTACGCCAGCCACACCGCCAGCCGGGGTGCTTATGATCCCGCCACCGGCGAATGGACTGTAGGCACCCTTGGCGTGGACGGCTCCGCCACCTTGACCATCCGCGCCACCGTGGATGCGGGCACGGCCGGCACCACCTTGACCAACACGGCCCGGCTGACGGACTCCGACCCGGTGGACAACAACCCCGCCAACAACCAGTCCAGCGCCTCGGTGACGCCCCAGGTGCCGGAGGAGGAGCCCGAAGAGCCTGAGCAGCCTGAACAGGAGCCCGA